Proteins from a genomic interval of Oncorhynchus clarkii lewisi isolate Uvic-CL-2024 chromosome 15, UVic_Ocla_1.0, whole genome shotgun sequence:
- the LOC139367063 gene encoding myosin-7-like, giving the protein MGDTLMAEFGGAASFLRKSDKERMECQTRPFDIKRECYVPDPEVEYVKATITSRDGAKVTAETEFGKTVTVKEDDVHPQNPPKFDKIEDMAMFTFLHEPAVLFNLKERYAAWMIYTYSGLFCVTVNPYKWLPVYDQSVVNAYRGKKRTEAPPHIFSISDNAYQYMLSDRENQSVLITGESGAGKTVNTKRVIQYFASIAAVGGKKSAAEEKKGTLEDQIIQANPALEAFGNAKTIRNDNSSRFGKFIRIHFGVTGKLSSADIETYLLEKSRVTFQLKAERDYHIFYQILSQKKPELLEMLLITSNPYDYAFISQGEIAVTSINDADELMATDDAFNVLGFAQEEINGIYKLTGAIMHYGNMKFKNKQREEQAEADGTEDIDKAAYLMCLNSADLVKGLCNPRVKVGNEWVTKGQNVNQVYYAVGALAKKIYENMFLWMVIRINLTLDTKNARQHYIGVLDIAGFEIFDFNTFEQLCINFTNEKLQQFFNHHMFVLEQEEYKKEGIVWEFIDFGMDLAACIDLIERPMGIMSILEEECMFPKASDSTFKAKLYENHLGKNACFQKPRIIKGRPEAHFSLVHYAGIVDYNIGNWLVKNKDPLNETVVGLFQKSSLKFLANLFANYAGVEGAPEEKAAGGKKKKGSSFQTVSALHRENLGKLMTNLRSTHPHFVRCIIPNETKTPGAMENPLVMHQLRCNGVLEGIRICRKGFPNRILYADFKQRYRILNPSSIPEGQFIDNMKAAEKLLGSLDIDHTQYRLGHTKVFFKAGLLGLLEEMRDDRLALIITGFQARSRGLLARIEFQKMVDRRDALLVIQWNIRAFMGVKNWPWMKMFFKIKPLLKSAETEKEMANMKEEFLKLKEAYAKSEARRKELEEKMVSLLQERNDLQLAVQTSEDTIGDAEERCEGLIKSKIQLEAKAKELTERLEDEEEMNSELTAKKRKLEDECSELKKDIDDLELTLAKVEKEKHATENKVKNLTEEMAALDEIIAKLTKEKKALQEAHQQTLDDLQSEEDKVNTLTKAKAKLEQQVDDLEGSLEQEKKVRMDLERAKRKLEGDLKLTQESLMDLENDKQQLEERMKKKDFEMSQLNSKIEDEQAMSAQLQKKLKELQARIEELEEELEAERAARAKVEKQRADLSRELEEISERLEEAGGATAAQIEMNKKREAEFQKVRRDLEEATLQHEATAATLRKKNADSVADLGEQIDNLQRVKQKLEKEKSELRLELDDVVSNMEQIVKSKTNLEKMCRTLEDQMSEYRTKAEEGQRSINDFTMQKAKLQTENGEFARQLEEKDSLVSQLTRGKQSNVQQIEDLKRQLEEEVKAKNALAHAVQSARHDSDLLREQYEEEQEAKSELQRGMSKANAEVAQWRTKYETDAIQKTEELEDAKKKLAQRLQDAEEAVEAVNAKCSSLEKTKHRLQNEIEDLMVDVERSNAAAASLDKKQRNFDKILADWKQKFEESQTELESSQKEARSLSTELFKLKNSYEESLDHLETMKRENKNLQEEISDLTEQLGEGGKSIHELEKIRKQLEQEKAEIQSALEEAEASLEHEEGKIMRAQLEFNQVKSDIERKLVEKDEEMEMNKRNQQRVVDTLQSSLESETRSRNEALRLKKKMEGDLNEMEIQLSQANRQASEAQKQLKGLHSHLKDSQMQLDDALRSNDDLKENIAIVERRNNLIQAELDELRALVEQTERGRKLAEQELLDVSERVQLLHSQNTSLLSQKKKLEGDTSQLQNEVEEAVQECRNAEEKAKKAITDAAMMAEELKKEQDTSAHLERMKKNMEQTIKDLQHRLDEAEQIAMKGGKKQIQKLEARVRELETEVELEQRRSSDSVKGVRKYERRIKELTYQTEEDRKNLSRLQDLVDKLQLKVKSYKRTSEEAEEQANSNLGKFRKIQHELDEAEERADIAESQVNKMRAKSRDAGSKKGKDEE; this is encoded by the exons ATGGGGGACACATTGATGGCAGAGTTTGGCGGTGCAGCTTCCTTTCTGCGTAAATCTGACAAGGAGCGTATGGAATGCCAGACTAGACCCTTTGACATAAAGAGAGAGTGCTATGTGCCTGACCCTGAGGTAGAATACGTCAAGGCCACAATCACCAGCAGAGATGGGGCTAAAGTCACCGCTGAAACAGAGTTTGGAAAG ACTGTTACTGTGAAGGAGGACGACGTCCACCCCCAGAACCCGCCAAAGTTTGATAAAATTGAGGACATGGCGATGTTCACCTTCCTGCACGAGCCCGCTGTGCTGTTTAACCTCAAAGAGCGTTACGCAGCCTGGATGATCTAC ACCTACTCAGGACTGTTCTGTGTCACTGTCAACCCATACAAGTGGCTGCCAGTGTACGATCAGTCTGTTGTCAATGCATACAGAGGCAAGAAGAGGACAGAAGCTCCTCCTCACATCTTCTCCATCTCTGACAATGCCTACCAGTACATGTTGTCAG ACAGGGAAAATCAGTCTGTCCTTATCAC TGGAGAATCCGGTGCTGGAAAGACTGTTAACACCAAGAGAGTCATCCAGTACTTCGCCAGCATTGCTGCTGTTGGTGGAAAGAAAAGTGCAGCGGAAGAAAAAAAG GGGACCCTGGAGGATCAAATCATCCAGGCCAATCCTGCCCTGGAGGCTTTTGGTAATGCCAAGACCATCAGGAATGACAACTCCTCCCGATTC GGTAAATTCATCCGaattcattttggagtcactggGAAGCTTTCATCTGCTGACATTGAGACTT ATCTTCTGGAGAAGTCACGTGTCACTTTCCAGCTCAAGGCTGAGAGAGACTATCACATCTTCTACCAGATCCTGTCCCAAAAGAAACCAGAACTGCTGG AGATGCTACTCATCACCAGCAATCCCTATGACTATGCCTTCATCTCCCAAGGAGAGATTGCTGTAACTTCCATTAATGATGCAGATGAGCTAATGGCTACTGAT GATGCCTTTAATGTGCTTGGATTTGCCCAAGAAGAGATTAATGGCATTTATAAGCTGACTGGTGCCATCATGCACTACGGCAACATGAAGTTCAAGAATAAGCAGCGGGAGGAGCAAGCAGAGGCAGATGGCACTGAGG ATATTGACAAAGCTGCATATCTGATGTGCCTGAACTCTGCTGACCTAGTCAAGGGGCTGTGTAACCCAAGGGTCAAAGTTGGAAATGAGTGGGTCACAAAAGGTCAGAATGTCAACCAG GTGTACTACGCTGTTGGTGCACTGGCAAAGAAAATTTACGAGAACATGTTCCTCTGGATGGTGATAAGAATCAACCTTACTCTGGACACTAAGAATGCTCGCCAGCACTACATTGGTGTGCTGGACATTGCTGGCTTTGAGATCTTTGAT TTCAACACCTTTGAGCAGCTGTGCATCAACTTCACTAATGAGAAGCTGCAGCAGTTCTTCAACCACCACATGTTTGTGCTGGAGCAGGAAGAGTATAAGAAAGAGGGCATCGTCTGGGAGTTCATTGACTTTGGCATGGACTTGGCTGCCTGCATTGATCTCATTGAAAGG CCCATGGGTATCATGTCCATCCTTGAAGAGGAGTGCATGTTCCCTAAGGCCAGTGATTCCACATTCAAAGCAAAGCTGTATGAAAACCATCTGGGCAAAAATGCATGCTTCCAGAAGCCTAGGATTATTAAGGGTAGACCAGAGGCCCATTTCTCCCTGGTTCACTATGCTGGCATTGTTGACTACAACATTGGTAACTGGCTGGTGAAGAACAAGGACCCCCTGAATGAGACTGTGGTCGGACTGTTCCAGAAGTCAAGTCTTAAGTTCCTGGCCAACCTATTTGCAAACTATGCTGGTGTAGAAGGAG CACCCGAAGAAAAAGCGGCTGGAGGAAAAAAGAAGAAAGGCTCTTCCTTCCAGACTGTGTCTGCATTGCACAGG GAGAACTTGGGTAAACTCATGACCAACTTGAGGTCTACTCACCCCCACTTTGTGCGTTGCATCATCCCCAATGAGACCAAGACTCCTGGGGCCATGGAGAATCCTCTGGTCATGCACCAGCTGCGCTGTAACGGTGTGCTGGAAGGCATCAGGATCTGCAGAAAGGGCTTCCCCAACAGAATCCTGTATGCTGACTTCAAACAAAG ATACCGCATCCTCAATCCAAGTTCTATCCCTGAGGGTCAGTTCATTGACAACATGAAGGCAGCTGAAAAACTCCTGGGCTCTCTGGACATTGACCATACCCAGTACAGATTAGGACACACTAAG GTGTTCTTCAAGGCTGGTCTCCTGGGTCTACTTGAGGAGATGAGAGACGATCGTCTCGCTCTTATCATCACTGGCTTCCAGGCCAGATCACGTGGTCTACTTGCTAGAATTGAGTTCCAGAAAATGGTTGACCGCAG GGATGCCTTGCTTGTGATCCAATGGAACATTCGTGCCTTCATGGGTGTCAAGAATTGGCCCTGGATGAAGATGTTCTTCAAGATCAAACCTCTGCTGAAGTCAGCAGAGACTGAGAAGGAGATGGCCAACATGAAGGAAGAATTCCTGAAGCTTAAAGAGGCTTATGCTAAATCTGAAGCTCGTAGAAAGGAGCTGGAAGAAAAGATGGTCTCCCTTCTCCAAGAGAGGAATGACCTGCAGCTCGCTGTCCAAACT TCAGAAGACACTATTGGTGATGCTGAAGAGAGATGTGAGGGTCTGATCAAGAGCAAAATCCAGCTTGAGGCCAAAGCCAAAGAGCTGACAGAAAGActggaagatgaggaggagatgaaTTCAGAGCTAACTGCTAAGAAGAGGAAGCTGGAGGATGAGTGCTCAGAACTCAAGAAGGACATTGATGATCTGGAGCTCACTCTGGCTAAAGTGGAGAAGGAAAAGCATGCCACAGAGAACAAG GTTAAAAACCTGACTGAGGAAATGGCAGCTCTGGATGAAATCATTGCCAAGCTGACCAAGGAGAAGAAGGCTCTGCAAGAGGCTCATCAGCAAACGCTGGATGACCTGCAGAGTGAGGAGGACAAAGTCAACACGCTGACCAAGGCCAAAGCCAAACTGGAACAGCAAGTTGATGAT CTTGAAGGGTCTCTGGAGCAAGAGAAGAAGGTGAGAATGGACCTTGAGAGAGCCAAGAGAAAGCTGGAAGGAGACTTGAAGTTGACCCAGGAGAGCCTAATGGACCTGGAGAATGACAAGCAGCAGCTGGAGGAGAGAATGAAGAA GAAGGACTTTGAGATGAGCCAACTCAACAGCAAGATTGAGGATGAGCAGGCCATGAGTGCCCAGCTTCAGAAGAAACTGAAGGAGCTGCAG GCCCGCATTGAGGAATTAGAGGAAGAGCTGGAGGCTGAAAGAGCTGCCCGTGCCAAGGTGGAGAAACAGAGGGCAGACTTGTCCAGAGAGCTAGAAGAGATCAGTGAGAGGCTGGAGGAGGCTGGTGGAGCCACTGCTGCCCAGATTGAGATGAACAAGAAGAGGGAGGCTGAGTTCCAGAAGGTGCGCAGAGACCTTGAAGAGGCTACCCTGCAGCATGAGGCTACAGCTGCCACTCTGAGGAAGAAAAATGCTGACAGTGTAGCTGACCTGGGAGAGCAGATTGACAACCTTCAGAGAGTGAAGCAGAAGCTGGAGAAAGAGAAGAGTGAGCTCAGGCTGGAGCTGGATGATGTGGTCTCCAACATGGAGCAGATTGTCAAGTCCAAA ACAAACCTGGAGAAAATGTGCCGCACTCTAGAGGACCAGATGAGTGAATACAGGACAAAAGCTGAGGAAGGACAGCGATCCATCAATGATTTCACCATGCAGAAAGCAAAGCTTCAAACTGAGAATG GTGAATTTGCCAGACAGTTGGAAGAGAAGGACTCTCTGGTCTCTCAACTGACCAGAGGTAAGCAGTCCAATGTTCAGCAGATTGAAGACCTCAAGAGACAACTGGAGGAGGAAGTCAAG GCCAAGAACGCACTTGCCCATGCAGTGCAGTCTGCTCGCCATGACTCAGATCTGCTGAGGGAGCAGtatgaggaggagcaggaggccaAGTCTGAGCTGCAGCGTGGCATGTCCAAGGCTAATGCTGAGGTGGCTCAGTGGAGAACCAAGTATGAAACTGATGCCATCCAGAAGACTGAAGAGCTTGAGGACGCAAA GAAAAAGCTGGCTCAGCGACTGCAGGATGCAGAGGAAGCTGTGGAAGCTGTAAATGCTAAATGTTCATCCCTAGAGAAGACTAAACACAGACTCCAGAATGAGATTGAAGATCTCATGGTGGATGTGGAGAGATCTAATGCAGCTGCTGCCTCTCTGGACAAGAAGCAAAGGAActttgacaag atcctggctgactggaagCAGAAGTTTGAGGAGTCTCAGACTGAGCTGGAGAGCTCCCAGAAAGAGGCCAGATCTCTCAGCACTGAGCTCTTCAAACTCAAGAACTCTTATGAGGAGTCTCTGGATCATCTGGAGACCATGAAGAGGGAGAACAAGAACCTCCAAG AGGAAATTTCTGACCTGACGGAGCAGCTTGGTGAAGGAGGAAAGAGCATCCATGAACTGGAGAAGATCCGTAAACAGCTGGAGCAGGAGAAGGCTGAGATACAGTCTGCTCTAGAGGAAGCTGAG GCCTCCCTAGAGCATGAGGAAGGGAAGATCATGAGAGCTCAGCTGGAGTTCAATCAGGTGAAATCTGACATTGAACGGAAGCTGGTGGAGAAGGATGAGGAAATGGAGATGAATAAGAGGAACCAGCAGAGAGTTGTGGATACCCTGCAAAGCTCCCTGGAGTCAGAGACTCGCAGCAGGAATGAAGCTCTCAGGctgaagaagaagatggagggagatctCAATGAGATGGAGATCCAGCTCAGCCAGGCCAACAGGCAGGCATCAGAGGCCCAGAAGCAACTTAAGGGTCTCCATTCCCATCTGAAG GATTCTCAAATGCAGCTGGATGATGCTCTTCGTAGCAATGATGACCTGAAGGAGAACATTGCCATTGTGGAGAGACGTAACAACTTGATTCAGGCTGAACTGGATGAGCTGAGAGCCCTGGTGGAGCAGACTGAGAGAGGCCGCAAACTGGCTGAGCAGGAACTGTTGGATGTTAGTGAGAGAGTTCAGCTGTTGCACTCACAG aaCACCAGCTTACTGAGCCAGAAGAAGAAGCTAGAGGGCGACACATCCCAGCTTCAGAATGAAGTGGAGGAGGCTGTGCAGGAGTGTAGAAATGCTGAGGAAAAGGCCAAGAAGGCCATTACTGATGCTGCTATGATGGCAGAAGAGCTGAAGAAGGAGCAGGACACCAGTGCTCACCTGGAGCGCATGAAAAAGAACATGGAGCAGACCATCAAGGACCTGCAGCACCGCCTGGATGAAGCTGAACAAATCGCCATGAAGGGTGGCAAGAAGCAGATCCAGAAGCTGGAGGCCAGA GTTAGAGAGCTAGAGACTGAAGTGGAACTGGAGCAAAGGAGGAGCAGTGATTCTGTGAAAGGAGTCCGTAAATATGAGAGACGCATCAAAGAACTCACCTACCAG ACTGAGGAAGACCGTAAGAATTTGAGCCGCCTGCAGGACCTGGTGGACAAACTGCAGCTGAAGGTCAAATCCTACAAGAGAACTTCAGAGGAGGCT gAGGAACAAGCCAATTCCAATTTGGGCAAGTTCCGTAAGATTCAGCATGAACTGGATGAGGCAGAAGAGAGGGCTGATATTGCTGAGTCTCAGGTCAACAAGATGAGAGCCAAGAGTCGTGATGCCGGTTCCAAG AAAGGAAAGGATGAGGAGTGA